Proteins encoded in a region of the Globicephala melas chromosome 1, mGloMel1.2, whole genome shotgun sequence genome:
- the LOC115846988 gene encoding neuroblastoma breakpoint family member 6-like protein has product MAVSLTTFSGQRSEMSILETNQYLRSQLEKSKQDFQDLTEKFLMSQATAYSLAKQLQKYKCEEYKDLIESVLEEEVLFEEGELAEKMRPAARLGRYDPLIQAQARELTHLRQKLQEGKGVCYFFMQHAKDTVKSFESLLRSTDVTYYQRQRFCELLAQGSQLAERLASKLTTGNHHDRKDEDGQEPLAPRSGPAGRLWFQVALV; this is encoded by the exons ATGGCAGTATCTCTCACCACTTTCTCTGGTCAGAGAAGTGAAATGAGCATCCTGGAAACCAACCAGTACCTGCGCTCCCAGCTGGAAAAAAGCAAACAGGACTTTCAAGACCTCACAGAGAAATTCCTCATGTCCCAAGCTACTGCCTACTCCCTGGCCAAACAGCTGCAGAAATACA AGTGTGAAGAGTACAAAGACCTCATTGAATCTGTGCTGGAGGAGGAAGTGCTGTTTGAGGAGGGGGAGCTGGCAGAGAAGATGAGACCGGCTGCAAGGCTTGG GAGATATGATCCCCTAATTCAGGCTCAGGCCCGAGAACTGACCCACTTACGACAGAAGCTACAGGAAGGGAAAGGTGTCTGTTATTTTTTCATGCAGCATGCAAAGGACACAGTCAAGTCTTTTGAGAGTCTCCTCAGGAGCACTGACGTTACCTACTACCAGAGACAGAGATTCTGTGAGCTACTGGCCCAAGGAAGCCAGCTGGCAGAGAGACTTGCCAGCAAACTCACCACTG GAAATCATCATGATAGGAAGGATGAAGACGGACAGGAGCCACTGGCACCCAG ATCAGGACCAGCTGGGAGGCTGTGGTTCCAGGTTGCCTTAGTTTAA